From a region of the Thiorhodovibrio winogradskyi genome:
- a CDS encoding DUF6858 family protein, whose product MKHQLLFEKYPLFVMEIGRDETDFDSVDAICDHLRERIDAHRCAQFIAVFDHYAHTCALPEGHVDDDIRAAKNVIFCFGIALPCPEALAVRPRSIGVAETSRGFMISFMETPMPIANTAMEDWAEGLRHTQSDNSSANSQQAA is encoded by the coding sequence ATGAAACATCAGCTATTATTCGAGAAATATCCGCTGTTCGTCATGGAAATCGGCCGCGATGAGACTGACTTCGACTCGGTCGACGCCATCTGCGACCACCTGCGCGAGCGCATCGACGCACACCGCTGCGCCCAATTCATCGCTGTGTTCGATCACTACGCCCACACTTGCGCCCTGCCGGAAGGCCATGTCGATGACGACATCAGGGCCGCCAAGAACGTGATCTTTTGCTTTGGCATCGCCCTCCCCTGCCCCGAGGCCCTGGCCGTGCGCCCGCGCTCCATCGGCGTGGCCGAAACCTCGCGCGGCTTTATGATCAGCTTCATGGAAACCCCCATGCCCATCGCCAACACCGCCATGGAAGACTGGGCAGAAGGACTGCGCCATACCCAGTCCGACAACAGCAGCGCCAACAGCCAGCAGGCCGCCTGA
- a CDS encoding NifB/NifX family molybdenum-iron cluster-binding protein produces the protein MRIAVSSQNFRTITSHAGKSRRFMLFDIGPDSGITERERLDLPKGQSLHDTQGPDHPLFERGLTHLLTGGAGERFIERMAARGIEVIQTSEPEIDKALNALAAGKTLPPAAPHEH, from the coding sequence ATGCGCATCGCCGTCAGCAGCCAGAACTTCCGCACCATCACCAGCCACGCCGGCAAAAGCCGCCGCTTTATGCTGTTCGACATCGGCCCCGACAGCGGCATCACCGAGCGTGAGCGCCTAGATCTGCCCAAAGGCCAAAGCCTGCACGACACCCAGGGGCCAGATCACCCGCTGTTCGAGCGCGGCCTCACCCACCTACTCACCGGCGGCGCCGGCGAACGCTTCATCGAGCGCATGGCCGCCCGGGGGATTGAGGTCATACAGACCAGCGAGCCCGAGATCGATAAAGCACTCAATGCGCTAGCCGCTGGTAAGACCCTGCCACCCGCCGCGCCGCACGAGCACTGA
- a CDS encoding Rpn family recombination-promoting nuclease/putative transposase, whose product MTTTPTPHDCFFRENFVRPVIARDFLGQTLPPALLVDLDLERLVISPDTFVTEALRKIYSDLIYQIPYRGSTTLSVYLLFEHKSQPEHWVLLQLLRYMVASGELYRDQNPKAKRLPPIYPLVLYHGQKQWRAPAHFHDLIDPLPESIKPYVPQFGYALHDISARSATDIKGGVLSRLVQLALRHIYNDQPEERLRELLGLIAKVRRDATALDILESLLRYYVQGTGRLDERQARTLIEQTFPGEPLMETFIDRYIAQGEQRGEKRGEKRGEKRGEKRGEQRGQARSLLRLIERKFGPPSEPILTRITEADSNTLLIWFDRAIDARSLDEVLH is encoded by the coding sequence ATGACCACCACCCCCACGCCGCATGATTGCTTTTTCCGCGAGAACTTCGTGCGACCGGTCATCGCGCGTGACTTCCTTGGGCAGACGCTGCCGCCGGCCTTGCTCGTCGATCTCGACCTGGAGCGGTTGGTCATCTCACCTGACACCTTTGTGACCGAGGCACTGCGCAAGATCTACTCGGACCTGATCTACCAGATTCCCTATCGCGGTAGTACCACCTTGTCGGTGTATCTGCTGTTTGAGCACAAAAGTCAGCCAGAGCATTGGGTACTGCTGCAACTGCTGCGCTACATGGTCGCCAGCGGCGAGCTGTATCGCGACCAGAACCCCAAGGCCAAACGCCTGCCGCCCATTTATCCCTTGGTGCTGTATCACGGCCAAAAACAATGGCGTGCCCCGGCGCATTTCCACGACCTAATCGACCCGTTACCCGAGTCCATCAAACCCTATGTGCCGCAATTTGGCTATGCGCTGCACGACATCTCAGCCAGAAGCGCCACCGATATCAAGGGCGGGGTGTTGTCCCGGCTGGTTCAACTCGCGCTGCGCCATATTTACAATGACCAGCCCGAAGAACGCTTGCGGGAACTGCTCGGGCTGATCGCCAAAGTCAGGCGCGACGCCACCGCGCTGGACATCCTCGAATCCTTGCTGCGTTACTATGTCCAAGGCACCGGCCGCCTTGATGAGCGCCAGGCGCGCACCCTGATTGAACAGACTTTCCCCGGAGAGCCGTTGATGGAAACCTTTATTGATCGATACATTGCCCAAGGTGAACAGCGCGGTGAGAAGCGCGGTGAGAAGCGTGGTGAGAAGCGTGGTGAGAAGCGCGGCGAACAGCGCGGGCAAGCGCGGTCGCTGCTGCGTCTGATCGAGCGCAAATTCGGCCCGCCCAGCGAGCCCATCCTGACCCGAATCACCGAAGCCGATTCAAACACCCTGCTCATCTGGTTTGATCGAGCCATTGATGCGCGCAGTCTCGACGAGGTGTTGCATTGA
- a CDS encoding Rpn family recombination-promoting nuclease/putative transposase: MTTTPTPHDCFFRENFVRPVIARDFLGQTLPPALLADLDLERLVISPDTFVTEALRKIYSDLIYQIPYRGSTTLSVYLLFEHKSQPEHWVLLQLLRYMVASGELYRDQNPKAKRLPPIYPLVLYHGQQQWRAPAHFHDLIDPLPESIKPYVPQFGYALHDISARSATDIKGGVLSRLVQLALRHIYSDQPEERLRELLGLIAKVGRDATALDILESLLRYYVQGTGRLDERQARTLIEQTFPGEPLMETFIDRYIAQGEQRGEERGQARSLLRLIERKFGPPSEPILTRITEADSNTLLIWFDRAIDARSLDEVLH; this comes from the coding sequence ATGACCACCACCCCCACGCCGCATGATTGCTTTTTCCGCGAGAACTTCGTGCGACCGGTCATCGCGCGTGACTTCCTTGGGCAGACGCTGCCGCCGGCCTTGCTCGCCGATCTCGACCTGGAGCGATTGGTCATCTCCCCTGACACCTTTGTGACCGAGGCACTGCGCAAGATCTACTCGGACCTGATCTACCAGATTCCCTATCGCGGTAGTACCACCTTGTCGGTGTATCTGCTGTTTGAGCACAAAAGTCAGCCAGAGCATTGGGTACTGCTGCAACTGCTGCGCTACATGGTCGCCAGCGGCGAGCTGTATCGCGACCAGAACCCCAAGGCCAAGCGCCTGCCGCCCATTTATCCCTTGGTGCTGTATCACGGCCAGCAACAATGGCGTGCCCCGGCGCATTTCCACGACCTAATCGACCCGTTACCCGAGTCCATCAAGCCCTATGTGCCGCAATTTGGCTATGCGCTGCACGACATCTCAGCCAGAAGCGCCACCGATATCAAGGGCGGGGTGTTGTCCCGGCTGGTTCAACTCGCGCTGCGCCATATCTACTCTGACCAGCCCGAGGAGCGCTTGCGGGAACTGCTTGGGCTGATCGCCAAAGTTGGGCGCGACGCCACCGCGCTAGACATCCTCGAATCCTTGCTGCGTTACTATGTCCAAGGAACCGGTCGCCTTGATGAGCGCCAAGCGCGCACCCTGATTGAACAGACTTTTCCTGGAGAGCCGCTGATGGAAACCTTTATTGATCGCTACATTGCCCAAGGTGAACAGCGCGGAGAGGAGCGCGGGCAAGCGCGGTCGCTGCTGCGTCTGATCGAGCGCAAATTCGGCCCGCCCAGCGAGCCCATCCTGACCCGAATCACCGAAGCCGATTCAAACACCCTGCTCATTTGGTTTGATCGAGCCATTGATGCGCGCAGTCTCGACGAGGTTTTGCATTGA
- a CDS encoding type II toxin-antitoxin system HicB family antitoxin, whose product MTQSYTARYTKIASGYLGQLIEWPEVLTEGASLEECRQLLRDALNEMVLAYQALGKETPSSNSLLEQVPVEIVDVGEAA is encoded by the coding sequence ATGACTCAAAGCTACACGGCGAGATACACCAAAATCGCTTCTGGATACCTTGGCCAACTCATCGAGTGGCCCGAGGTTCTGACCGAAGGCGCCAGCTTGGAGGAGTGCCGTCAATTGCTTCGAGATGCGCTAAACGAGATGGTTTTGGCTTATCAAGCACTCGGCAAGGAGACGCCCAGCAGCAACAGCTTACTGGAACAAGTTCCCGTGGAGATCGTTGATGTCGGTGAAGCGGCGTGA
- a CDS encoding Rpn family recombination-promoting nuclease/putative transposase has product MTTTPTPHDCFFRENFVRPVIARDFLGQTLPPALLADLDLERLVISPDTFVTEALRKIYSDLIYQIPYRGSTTLSVYLLFEHKSQPEHWVLLQLLRYMVASGELYRDQNPKAKRLPPIYPLVLYHGQKQWRAPAHFHDLIDPLPESIKPYVPQFGYALHDISARSATDIKGGVLSRLVQLALRHIYNDQPEERLRELLGLIAKVRRDATALDILESLLRYYVQGTGRLDERQARTLIEQTFPGEPLMETFIDRYIAQGEQRGEKRGEKRGEKRGEKRGEKRGEQRGQARSLLRLIERKFGPPSEPILTRITEADSNTLLIWFDRAIDARSLDEVLH; this is encoded by the coding sequence ATGACCACCACCCCCACGCCGCATGATTGCTTTTTCCGCGAGAACTTCGTGCGACCGGTCATCGCGCGTGACTTCCTTGGGCAGACGCTGCCGCCGGCCTTGCTCGCCGATCTCGACCTGGAGCGGTTGGTCATCTCCCCTGACACCTTTGTGACCGAGGCACTGCGCAAGATCTACTCGGACCTGATCTACCAGATTCCCTATCGCGGTAGTACCACCTTGTCGGTGTATCTGCTGTTTGAGCACAAAAGTCAGCCAGAGCATTGGGTACTGCTGCAACTGCTGCGCTACATGGTCGCCAGCGGCGAGCTGTATCGCGACCAGAACCCCAAGGCCAAGCGCCTGCCGCCCATTTATCCCTTGGTGCTGTATCACGGCCAAAAACAATGGCGTGCCCCGGCGCATTTCCACGACCTAATCGACCCGTTACCCGAGTCCATCAAACCCTATGTGCCGCAATTTGGCTACGCGCTGCACGACATCTCAGCCAGAAGCGCCACCGATATCAAGGGCGGGGTGTTGTCCCGGCTGGTTCAACTCGCGCTGCGCCATATTTACAATGACCAGCCCGAAGAGCGCTTGCGGGAACTGCTCGGGCTGATCGCCAAAGTCAGGCGCGACGCCACCGCGCTAGACATCCTCGAATCCTTGCTGCGTTACTATGTCCAAGGAACCGGTCGCCTTGATGAGCGCCAAGCGCGCACCCTGATTGAACAGACTTTTCCTGGAGAGCCGCTGATGGAAACCTTTATTGATCGATACATTGCCCAAGGTGAACAGCGCGGAGAGAAGCGCGGTGAGAAGCGTGGTGAGAAGCGCGGCGAGAAGCGCGGTGAGAAGCGCGGCGAACAGCGCGGGCAAGCGCGGTCGCTGCTGCGTCTGATCGAGCGCAAATTCGGCCCGCCCAGCGAGCCCATCCTGACCCGAATCACCGAAGCCGATTCAAACACCCTGCTCATTTGGTTTGATCGAGCCATTGATGCGCGCAGTCTCGACGAGGTGTTGCATTGA
- a CDS encoding SLAC1 anion channel family protein — protein sequence MTTPAATTAAPEPRLKHFPVAFFAIVMGLTGVSIAWHKAQSTFGITIDMAGGLLWVAIGVFALAVALYLTKLARFPQAVIKEIGNPVQLNFFPTISISLLLLGIALLTTAPAVAEVLWMLGTALHLLLTIYVMSVWMHHDHFEIHHINPAWFIPIVGNVLVPIAGVPLGYGELSWFFFSIGLLFWLVMLTIIIYRMLFHHPLPERLMPTFFILIAPPAVGFIAYARLSGLMAMGPTMVTDMAGPDAFARILYYSGLFLTLLLATQIGRFLRIQFYLSWWAYSFPLAAITIATLMMYELTGLRAFAIIGWILLAAVTLVVLFLLFRTAQAIGAKQICMPHV from the coding sequence ATGACCACGCCTGCCGCTACAACCGCCGCGCCCGAACCCCGCCTCAAACACTTCCCGGTCGCCTTCTTCGCCATCGTCATGGGCCTGACCGGCGTCTCCATTGCCTGGCACAAGGCGCAGAGCACCTTTGGCATCACCATCGACATGGCCGGCGGCCTGCTGTGGGTCGCCATCGGCGTCTTCGCCCTGGCAGTGGCGCTGTATCTGACCAAGCTGGCGCGCTTCCCCCAGGCCGTGATCAAGGAAATCGGCAATCCGGTGCAGCTCAATTTTTTCCCGACCATCTCCATCAGCCTGCTGCTGCTCGGCATCGCCTTGCTGACCACGGCTCCCGCGGTGGCCGAAGTGCTGTGGATGCTCGGCACGGCCCTGCATCTGCTGCTCACCATTTATGTGATGAGCGTGTGGATGCACCACGACCATTTCGAGATTCATCACATCAACCCGGCCTGGTTTATTCCCATTGTCGGCAATGTGCTGGTCCCCATCGCTGGCGTCCCTCTGGGGTATGGCGAGCTGTCCTGGTTCTTTTTCAGCATCGGCCTGCTGTTCTGGCTGGTGATGCTGACCATCATCATCTACCGCATGCTCTTTCATCACCCGCTGCCAGAACGCCTGATGCCGACCTTCTTCATCCTGATCGCGCCACCGGCGGTCGGCTTCATCGCCTACGCGCGCCTGAGCGGCCTCATGGCAATGGGCCCAACAATGGTCACGGACATGGCCGGCCCGGATGCCTTCGCGCGCATCCTCTACTACAGCGGGCTCTTCCTCACTCTGCTGCTGGCGACCCAAATCGGGCGCTTCCTGCGCATTCAGTTCTACCTGTCCTGGTGGGCCTACTCCTTCCCACTCGCGGCCATCACCATTGCCACCTTAATGATGTACGAACTCACCGGACTGCGGGCCTTTGCCATCATTGGCTGGATTTTGCTCGCGGCTGTCACACTGGTGGTGCTTTTTTTGCTATTTCGCACCGCGCAGGCCATTGGCGCCAAGCAGATCTGCATGCCGCACGTCTGA
- a CDS encoding Crp/Fnr family transcriptional regulator, translating to MSKPITFHEAWTGEADCRNCALRQSVLFAGLQEKDFETIHEPIEQSSLKPGTTLYQTNDQGEFMFTVRSGALKLVQYLPDGSQRIVRIVRATDVLGLEALLGEGYQHDAIALQPTELCRFPTRTVQQLAQDNPSLHRELMARWQHALNEADAWLTELSTGSARQRVARLLLRLVRDRESSECQLFSREDMGAMLGITTETASRTIAGFKRESLIVESRPNNFLLDIANLRRIAED from the coding sequence ATGAGCAAGCCCATCACCTTTCACGAAGCCTGGACCGGCGAGGCCGACTGCCGCAACTGCGCCCTGCGCCAGTCGGTCCTCTTCGCCGGCCTGCAGGAAAAAGATTTCGAGACCATTCACGAGCCGATTGAGCAGTCCAGCCTCAAACCCGGCACCACCCTCTACCAGACCAATGACCAGGGCGAATTCATGTTCACCGTGCGCTCGGGTGCGCTCAAGCTGGTCCAGTATCTGCCCGACGGCAGCCAGCGCATTGTGCGCATCGTGCGCGCCACCGATGTCCTTGGGCTGGAGGCACTGCTCGGCGAGGGCTACCAGCACGACGCCATCGCCTTGCAGCCGACCGAACTCTGCCGCTTCCCGACCCGCACGGTGCAGCAACTCGCACAGGACAACCCCAGCCTGCATCGTGAACTCATGGCGCGCTGGCAGCATGCCCTGAATGAAGCCGACGCCTGGCTGACAGAACTCTCCACCGGCTCCGCGCGGCAGCGCGTCGCCCGCCTGCTGCTACGTCTGGTGCGTGATCGCGAATCGAGCGAGTGCCAGCTCTTTAGCCGGGAGGACATGGGCGCCATGCTCGGCATCACCACCGAGACCGCCAGCCGCACCATTGCCGGCTTCAAGCGCGAAAGCCTGATCGTCGAGTCGCGTCCCAACAACTTCCTGCTCGACATCGCCAATCTGCGCCGCATTGCCGAGGATTGA
- a CDS encoding type II toxin-antitoxin system HicA family toxin gives MSVKRRDLVRYLESKGFYLLREGANHSIYSDGVRVIPVKRHRQLDRITANELCKQAGLDPKY, from the coding sequence ATGTCGGTGAAGCGGCGTGACCTTGTTCGGTATTTAGAGTCCAAGGGTTTCTATCTTTTGCGTGAAGGTGCCAATCATTCCATCTATTCAGATGGCGTCAGAGTAATCCCGGTGAAGAGACATCGGCAACTCGATCGAATCACGGCAAACGAGCTGTGCAAGCAAGCCGGGCTCGATCCGAAATATTGA